In the Bordetella genomosp. 10 genome, one interval contains:
- a CDS encoding ABC transporter substrate-binding protein, producing MLAAPPARAAGPAPKSVAVIAIVDHPALDAVRDGVREALKAAGYDPAKNLKWQFQSAQGNNATAAQIARKFVGDRPDAIVAISTPAAQAVAAATKDVPLVYAAVTDPVAAQLIAAPPAAEAPPPQPAAAPARAVKSSRAAAAKAANAANTANAGGTAVAANANSGTNVTGVSDALPLDRQIDLIRKIVPNAKRIGMVYNPGEANSVVVVKQLQDLLPKSGLSLIEAAAPRTVDVGSAARSLIGKADVIYASTDNNVVAAFESLAKVSNDARIPLVASDTESVNRGAVAALGVNYHDMGVQAGRMVVRILKGEKPGAIAPESAGKLMLYVNSTAAQKQGVTLSDALLKSAAQVVH from the coding sequence ATGCTGGCGGCGCCGCCGGCCCGCGCGGCGGGGCCGGCGCCCAAGTCGGTGGCGGTGATCGCCATCGTCGACCATCCCGCGCTGGACGCCGTGCGCGACGGCGTGCGCGAGGCGCTGAAGGCGGCCGGCTACGACCCGGCCAAGAACCTGAAGTGGCAATTCCAGAGCGCGCAAGGCAATAACGCCACGGCCGCGCAGATTGCCCGCAAATTCGTCGGCGACCGGCCCGACGCCATCGTCGCCATCTCGACTCCCGCGGCCCAGGCCGTGGCGGCCGCCACCAAGGACGTGCCGCTGGTCTATGCGGCGGTGACCGATCCGGTGGCCGCGCAATTGATCGCCGCCCCGCCGGCCGCCGAGGCGCCGCCGCCACAGCCCGCCGCCGCTCCCGCCAGGGCCGTTAAATCCTCCCGGGCCGCCGCCGCCAAGGCCGCCAACGCCGCAAACACCGCCAACGCCGGCGGCACCGCCGTCGCCGCCAACGCCAACAGCGGCACCAACGTCACCGGCGTCAGCGATGCCTTGCCGCTGGACCGCCAGATCGACCTGATCAGGAAGATCGTGCCCAACGCCAAGCGCATCGGCATGGTATACAACCCCGGCGAGGCGAATTCCGTGGTGGTGGTCAAGCAGTTGCAGGACCTGCTGCCGAAATCCGGCCTGAGCCTGATCGAGGCGGCCGCGCCGCGCACGGTGGACGTCGGATCGGCCGCGCGCAGCCTGATAGGCAAGGCCGACGTCATCTACGCCAGCACCGACAACAACGTGGTGGCGGCCTTCGAGTCCCTGGCCAAGGTCAGCAACGACGCCAGGATTCCGCTGGTGGCCTCCGATACCGAGAGCGTCAACCGCGGCGCCGTCGCCGCGCTGGGCGTCAATTACCACGACATGGGCGTGCAGGCCGGCCGCATGGTGGTGCGCATCCTGAAGGGAGAAAAGCCCGGCGCCATCGCGCCGGAAAGCGCGGGCAAGCTGATGCTGTACGTCAATTCGACGGCGGCGCAGAAGCAGGGCGTCACCTTGTCGGACGCGCTGCTGAAGTCGGCCGCCCAGGTCGTTCATTGA
- a CDS encoding aldo/keto reductase, giving the protein MQLRQLGRSGLTVPPLAFGGNVFGWTVGEADAFSLLDAMVDAGLNFIDTADVYSRWAPGNRGGESEVIIGKWLARSGKRDKVVIATKVGMEMGPGAVGLAPSYIARAVEDSLARLQTDYIDLYQSHRDDPDTPLTDTLGAYGKLRDQGKVRAIGASNYTAQRLSEALILSERNNLPRYESIQPEYNLYAREPYESGLQAVAVAQGVGTINYYALASGFLSGKYRSAADAAKSVRGRKIVDTYLNDRGRRILAALDEAVETTGATHTQVALAWTMAQPGITSPIASATSLQQLDDLVAATRLTLPAEVLRKLDEASAWKISPR; this is encoded by the coding sequence ATGCAATTACGCCAACTCGGCCGCTCCGGCCTCACCGTCCCTCCCCTGGCCTTCGGCGGCAACGTATTCGGCTGGACCGTCGGCGAGGCCGATGCGTTTTCACTGCTGGACGCCATGGTCGACGCCGGCTTGAACTTCATCGACACGGCCGACGTCTATTCACGCTGGGCGCCGGGCAACCGCGGCGGCGAATCGGAAGTCATCATCGGCAAATGGCTGGCCAGGAGCGGCAAGCGCGACAAGGTCGTCATCGCCACCAAGGTCGGCATGGAAATGGGCCCCGGGGCCGTGGGCCTGGCGCCCAGCTATATCGCGCGCGCCGTCGAGGACTCGCTGGCCCGCCTGCAGACCGACTACATCGATCTCTACCAATCGCACCGCGACGATCCCGATACGCCGCTGACCGACACGCTGGGCGCCTACGGCAAGCTGCGCGACCAGGGCAAGGTGCGCGCCATCGGCGCCTCCAACTACACCGCGCAGCGCCTGTCCGAAGCGCTGATCCTCAGCGAGCGCAACAACCTGCCGCGCTACGAGAGCATCCAGCCCGAATACAACCTGTACGCGCGCGAGCCCTACGAAAGCGGCCTGCAGGCCGTGGCCGTGGCGCAGGGCGTGGGCACGATCAACTACTACGCGCTGGCCAGCGGCTTCCTGTCCGGCAAGTACCGGTCGGCGGCCGATGCCGCCAAGAGCGTGCGCGGCCGCAAGATCGTCGACACCTATCTGAACGACCGCGGCCGGCGCATCCTGGCCGCGCTGGACGAGGCCGTCGAAACGACGGGCGCCACCCATACCCAGGTGGCGCTGGCGTGGACCATGGCCCAGCCCGGCATCACCTCGCCCATCGCCAGCGCCACGTCGCTGCAGCAACTGGACGATCTCGTCGCGGCCACCCGCCTGACCCTGCCCGCCGAGGTCCTGCGCAAGCTCGACGAAGCCAGCGCGTGGAAGATCTCGCCGAGGTAA
- a CDS encoding ABC transporter ATP-binding protein, whose protein sequence is MSFLELDGLTKSYGSLAVVKGVNLSVDKGQLVCLLGPSGCGKTTTLRLIAGFGKASGGEIRVGGQTVSSVQATVPPEARNMSMIFQSYALWPHMTVFDNVAYGLKLRRLPVRDVAERVRAILASTQLTALEDRYPGELSGGQQQRVSLARALVVEPEILLLDEPLSNLDANLREEMRFEIRRLHDHFRYTTVYVTHDQAEAMTTADTIVVMNEGRIEQAGSPEDIYERPQTEFVARFIGGTNILKGAREGEDAVRCAGDLVLRCAHGAFAADGDTAVSVRHHDIRLSRTKPDDAATNWATGVVQRQIYLGSHRDYLVTLRGGATVRTIAPVDVAIPAGEEVSLYFAPENCRALAH, encoded by the coding sequence GTGTCTTTCCTCGAATTGGACGGACTGACCAAGAGCTATGGCTCGTTGGCGGTCGTCAAGGGCGTGAACCTCTCCGTCGACAAGGGCCAGTTGGTCTGTCTGCTCGGCCCTTCCGGATGCGGCAAGACGACGACGCTGCGGCTCATCGCCGGCTTCGGCAAGGCCAGCGGCGGCGAGATCCGGGTGGGCGGGCAGACCGTGTCTTCCGTGCAGGCCACGGTGCCGCCGGAAGCGCGGAACATGTCGATGATTTTCCAGAGCTACGCGCTGTGGCCGCACATGACGGTGTTCGACAACGTCGCCTACGGCCTGAAGCTGCGCCGCCTGCCCGTGCGCGACGTCGCCGAAAGGGTGCGCGCCATCCTCGCCTCCACCCAGCTCACGGCGCTGGAGGACCGCTACCCCGGCGAACTCTCCGGCGGCCAGCAGCAACGCGTTTCCCTGGCCCGCGCGCTGGTCGTCGAGCCGGAGATCCTGCTGCTGGACGAGCCGCTGTCGAACCTGGACGCCAACCTGCGCGAGGAGATGCGCTTCGAGATCCGCCGCCTGCACGACCATTTCCGCTACACCACCGTCTACGTCACGCACGACCAGGCCGAGGCGATGACCACGGCCGACACCATCGTCGTCATGAACGAAGGCCGCATCGAACAGGCCGGCTCGCCCGAAGACATCTACGAACGTCCGCAAACCGAGTTCGTGGCCCGCTTCATCGGCGGCACCAACATACTGAAGGGCGCGCGCGAAGGCGAGGACGCCGTGCGCTGCGCGGGCGATCTCGTCCTGCGCTGCGCCCACGGCGCCTTCGCCGCCGACGGCGATACCGCGGTTTCCGTGCGCCACCATGACATCCGGCTCTCCCGGACCAAGCCCGACGACGCCGCCACGAATTGGGCCACCGGCGTCGTCCAGCGCCAGATCTATCTCGGCTCGCACCGCGATTACCTGGTGACGCTGCGCGGTGGCGCAACGGTGCGCACGATCGCGCCGGTCGACGTCGCGATACCGGCCGGGGAGGAAGTCAGCCTGTACTTCGCGCCGGAGAACTGCCGCGCCCTCGCGCATTGA
- a CDS encoding ABC transporter substrate-binding protein, protein MKTTDMWNRKTLIALLAAAGMGAAAGAMAAAPAPYSITPELVAAATAEKKVVFYTSTDVAVAQGLAQQFQKEYPGITVQVERSGSERVFQRLGQEYSTGIHNADVIETSDAVNFVYFKQQGWLQPMVPKIVADKWPASARDPDGYYAAYRAHLSVMAYNTTLMKDADAPKTWTDLLDPRYKGKMVKAHPGYSGTVMTATYVLSQMLGWGYFEKLGKQDIMQVQSSTEPPKKLAEKERALEVDGNEYNVFRLQDQGVPLKIVYPPEGTPIAIGNAGVLKNAPHPNAARLFYAYIFSTEAQQINSDAGGLRSFNPDVKEKPNRTPLSQIKVLTADPTKVLPLIQTIKSNYEKYFGT, encoded by the coding sequence ATGAAGACGACAGACATGTGGAACAGGAAAACCCTCATCGCCCTGCTGGCCGCGGCCGGCATGGGCGCCGCGGCGGGGGCCATGGCCGCCGCGCCCGCCCCGTACAGCATCACCCCGGAACTGGTCGCCGCCGCCACGGCGGAGAAAAAGGTCGTCTTCTACACCTCCACCGACGTCGCGGTCGCCCAGGGCCTGGCCCAGCAATTCCAGAAGGAATATCCGGGCATCACCGTGCAGGTGGAACGCTCCGGCTCCGAGCGCGTGTTCCAGCGCCTGGGCCAGGAATATTCGACCGGCATCCACAACGCCGACGTCATCGAGACCTCCGACGCCGTGAACTTCGTGTACTTCAAGCAGCAGGGCTGGCTGCAGCCCATGGTGCCGAAGATCGTGGCGGACAAGTGGCCCGCCTCCGCGCGCGACCCGGATGGCTATTACGCCGCCTATCGCGCGCATCTTTCCGTCATGGCCTACAACACGACGCTGATGAAGGACGCCGACGCGCCCAAGACCTGGACCGACCTGCTGGACCCCCGCTACAAGGGCAAGATGGTCAAGGCGCATCCCGGCTACAGCGGCACGGTCATGACGGCGACCTACGTGCTCAGCCAGATGCTGGGCTGGGGGTATTTCGAAAAGCTCGGCAAGCAGGACATCATGCAGGTGCAGTCCTCGACCGAACCGCCCAAGAAACTGGCGGAAAAGGAAAGGGCGCTGGAAGTCGACGGCAACGAATACAACGTCTTCCGCCTGCAGGACCAGGGCGTGCCGCTGAAGATCGTCTATCCGCCCGAGGGCACGCCGATCGCCATCGGCAACGCGGGCGTCTTGAAGAACGCGCCCCACCCCAACGCCGCCCGGCTGTTCTACGCCTACATCTTTTCCACCGAGGCCCAGCAGATCAACAGCGACGCCGGCGGCCTGCGCTCCTTCAACCCGGACGTCAAGGAAAAGCCCAACCGCACCCCGCTGTCGCAGATCAAGGTGCTGACCGCCGATCCGACGAAGGTGCTGCCGCTCATCCAGACCATCAAGTCCAACTACGAAAAATACTTCGGCACCTGA
- a CDS encoding ABC transporter permease, protein MTTAPLACKPPARRIDFSVPVFVLLAVVLGVLVILPLFWLFYYAFRGDDGAFTWENLAALFTDASLLEAYRRTLVMALGVAVLTCLVATPMAWLVARTDLPLRRYVRMLVTASFVTPPFLGAIAYEILAAPNSGLVNVVYRALFGLERADRLVNIYTFSGLVFVIACFTFPYVFTLVANALDKVPSDLEDASSMLGGKSLTTLRKVTFPLVLPAMLAGMLIAILQSLTMFGSPAILALPAGFHVVTTKIWSYFQFPPRLGMAAAASLPLLLVTVALLRAQKAILGRRGYTVLGGKSGTPRVTELGRWKWVAVAFVLAVLCLTIFMPYAALLKTSLTRAVGDPVNFSTLTLHHWRFVLFELSATRLALTNTLILGLSSATVVTLLALVVSYLAGRRALGGASLLGVLATAPVAIPGIVLGVGLFLSYANPTFRLYGTLWILLIAFVTIELPAGYQQISSAFSGVHPELEEASRILGASRMRALWQITAPLLRTSVVATWCFVFVGTIRELSATILLTTANTKLVSVIIYDLNESGDLGAICVLGIILLVVSFAVVSVANAVPILGGPATGHRS, encoded by the coding sequence ATGACCACCGCTCCGCTTGCCTGTAAGCCGCCCGCGCGCCGGATCGACTTCTCGGTCCCCGTCTTCGTCCTGCTCGCGGTCGTGCTGGGCGTGCTGGTCATCCTGCCCCTGTTCTGGCTGTTCTATTACGCCTTCCGCGGCGACGACGGCGCGTTCACCTGGGAGAACCTGGCGGCCCTGTTCACCGACGCCAGCCTGCTGGAGGCCTACCGGCGAACCCTGGTCATGGCGCTGGGCGTGGCCGTGCTGACCTGTCTCGTCGCCACGCCCATGGCCTGGCTGGTGGCGCGCACCGACCTGCCGCTGCGGCGCTACGTCCGCATGCTGGTGACGGCGTCCTTCGTCACCCCGCCCTTCCTCGGCGCCATCGCCTACGAGATCCTGGCCGCGCCGAACAGCGGCCTGGTCAACGTCGTCTATCGCGCCCTGTTCGGCCTGGAGCGCGCCGACCGGCTGGTGAATATCTACACCTTCTCCGGCCTGGTCTTCGTCATCGCCTGCTTCACCTTTCCCTACGTCTTCACGCTGGTGGCCAACGCCCTGGACAAGGTGCCCTCCGACCTGGAGGACGCCTCGTCCATGCTGGGAGGAAAGTCGCTGACGACGCTGCGCAAGGTGACCTTTCCGCTGGTGCTGCCGGCCATGCTCGCGGGCATGCTGATCGCCATCCTGCAATCGCTGACGATGTTCGGCTCGCCCGCCATCCTCGCGCTGCCGGCCGGGTTTCACGTCGTCACGACCAAGATATGGAGCTACTTCCAGTTTCCGCCGCGGCTGGGCATGGCGGCGGCCGCCTCCCTCCCCCTGCTGCTCGTCACCGTGGCCCTGCTGCGCGCGCAGAAGGCGATCCTGGGGCGCAGGGGCTATACCGTCCTCGGCGGCAAGAGCGGCACGCCGCGCGTCACCGAACTGGGCCGCTGGAAATGGGTGGCCGTCGCCTTCGTCCTCGCGGTCCTCTGCCTGACCATCTTCATGCCCTACGCGGCCCTGCTGAAGACATCCCTGACCCGGGCCGTCGGCGATCCCGTCAACTTCAGCACGCTGACCCTGCACCACTGGCGCTTCGTGCTGTTCGAGCTGTCGGCGACACGGCTGGCGTTGACCAATACCCTGATACTCGGCCTGTCCAGCGCCACCGTGGTCACCCTCCTGGCGCTGGTGGTGTCCTACCTGGCCGGCCGCCGCGCGCTGGGCGGCGCCTCCCTGCTGGGGGTGCTGGCCACCGCGCCCGTCGCCATCCCGGGCATCGTGCTGGGCGTGGGGCTTTTCCTCAGCTACGCCAACCCCACGTTCCGGCTGTACGGCACGCTGTGGATACTGCTCATCGCCTTCGTCACCATCGAACTGCCGGCCGGCTACCAGCAGATATCGTCGGCGTTCTCCGGCGTGCATCCCGAACTGGAGGAAGCCAGCCGCATCCTGGGCGCCTCGCGCATGCGGGCCTTGTGGCAGATCACCGCCCCGCTGCTGCGCACCAGCGTGGTCGCCACCTGGTGCTTCGTCTTCGTGGGCACGATCCGCGAATTGTCGGCCACCATCCTGCTGACGACGGCCAATACGAAATTGGTATCGGTTATCATTTATGACCTGAATGAGAGCGGCGATCTCGGTGCCATCTGCGTACTGGGCATCATTCTGCTGGTGGTTTCGTTCGCCGTCGTTTCCGTCGCCAACGCCGTTCCCATCCTTGGCGGCCCCGCCACGGGCCACCGCAGTTGA
- a CDS encoding FCD domain-containing protein → MPDTPNQPTSFSAIDFLRTKSLANVVQAEIERMIIDGEFQPNERVNENGLSQRLGVSRGPIREACSALAAMGLIEIIPNRGFFIRSLSSEESQDLSEARAGIFGCMTMMLAERITAAQVATLRALLARMDEIADLGEVHTYYPVNLEFHKQIASMAGNGRLNAIYQSFVRELHIQRYRALSSPDVLHISNSEHREIVDAVEARDPVRALIAGRAHILNGMVRAKKAQPAGEAKAEEGVAPRKTRRAAGANPAATASSPSTAGRAGSASPATAVAAPTAAAAAPASTGTAARAARKPRGTRAAG, encoded by the coding sequence ATGCCGGATACCCCGAATCAACCCACCAGCTTCTCCGCAATCGATTTCCTGCGCACCAAGTCGCTGGCCAACGTGGTGCAGGCCGAAATCGAGCGGATGATCATCGACGGCGAGTTCCAGCCCAACGAGCGCGTCAACGAGAACGGCCTGTCGCAGCGGCTCGGCGTCAGCCGCGGCCCTATCCGCGAAGCGTGCAGCGCGCTGGCCGCGATGGGACTCATCGAGATCATTCCCAACCGCGGATTCTTCATCCGCTCGCTGTCGAGCGAGGAGTCCCAGGACCTGTCGGAAGCGCGCGCCGGCATCTTCGGCTGCATGACGATGATGCTCGCCGAACGCATCACGGCGGCGCAGGTCGCCACCCTGCGCGCGCTGCTGGCGCGCATGGACGAAATCGCCGACCTCGGCGAGGTGCACACCTACTATCCGGTCAATCTCGAATTCCACAAGCAGATCGCGTCGATGGCCGGCAACGGCCGGCTCAACGCCATCTACCAGAGCTTCGTGCGCGAGCTGCACATCCAGCGCTACCGCGCGCTGTCCAGTCCCGACGTCCTCCACATTTCCAATTCGGAGCATCGCGAGATCGTCGACGCGGTGGAAGCGCGCGACCCCGTGCGCGCGCTGATCGCCGGGCGCGCCCACATCCTCAACGGCATGGTGCGCGCGAAAAAGGCGCAACCGGCGGGCGAGGCGAAAGCCGAGGAAGGCGTTGCGCCACGCAAGACGCGGCGCGCGGCCGGCGCCAACCCCGCGGCGACCGCAAGCAGCCCCTCCACCGCGGGGCGCGCGGGCAGCGCAAGCCCTGCAACCGCCGTAGCCGCCCCCACCGCGGCCGCAGCCGCTCCGGCAAGCACCGGCACGGCCGCCCGCGCCGCCAGGAAACCTCGCGGCACGCGCGCCGCGGGCTGA